The following are encoded together in the Pleurocapsa sp. FMAR1 genome:
- a CDS encoding hybrid sensor histidine kinase/response regulator, whose translation MSSQDKSLETNDNLNEPSKASEGSADLWTEDDDSEIVTEFISAETLDSEESSTAETDQTKKKVLSDADFDNWDFRDPLLAEDGNTLESNLVLDNSPEQIKSSPEVDELITNDSQQIDLVEADLQENIAKETDLNSSADIEFDDLESLTEALLNLEDSEDIQLDDLSEFESLTAKYAQENNLEEIDLNILDKLDDSALDLDSAKDLQLDSLELNDFEGLSDLNSLTAEGLDNDLDGILDLETEIESLDSLVLESTSETIENSLDSDLELSSLDSLLGDEVDSLLEVVPAAFERPKVSPAPVTVKVSNEVADLSPVNQAQSFDQTMRVSVKKLDDLNNLIGELVVKRNRLEDDQERLRRFLDNLLGHVQSLGDAGAKMHDMYERSLLEGALIASRQSRANSAVAAGGSGFGSTREAQAEGLDALEMDRFNGFHLVSQDIIELIVRVREAASDIQFVVDETDKVAQTFRQVTGQLQDGMNSSRMVAFEQTTDRLPRAIRDISRKQKKQTQLYVEGKDVLIDKMIVEHLYNPMTHLVNNAISHGIEKPEERLKKGKPEVGNINIRAFIQGNQTVITVRDDGAGIDLEIVKQKAVEKNLITWATAQNLTEQQVYELLFHPGFSTKDQADDFAGRGVGMDVVNTDLKKIRGSVSTESEVGKGTTFTIRLPLVLSICKALTCVDDNTKIAFPIDGVEDTKEYLPSDITTNANGLRCITWKNTLLPLRPLKTLLNYNRKIRRAGIYNANQNNDDTISVIILRSLDNLLAVEVDEVKAEQEIVIKQIDGAIPKPPGIAGATVLGDGTIMPIGDVLELIEIAQGKRTIEIGFDVLAGEAARKQFQAESIQQEPMVLVVDDSITVRELLSMSFNKLGYRVEQARDGQEAWDKLRGGLVCDMIFSDIEMPRMNGLELLSNLHKDQSLRSIPVAMLTSRGADKHRQIANDLGAKAYLTKPYTEKDLMDVAQHLIDINRANKEAESVTVNFNRVKNNLAEAEFENAPLVLIIDDSVTVRELLSMTFKKAGYRVEQARDGQEAWEKLSDGLECDIAFCDIEMPRMNGLELLSQLQQDEKLSSLPIAMLTSRGAKKMRNIAASRGANGYFVKPYVEDDLLKAAKRMMDGETLIKNEDEG comes from the coding sequence ATGAGCAGTCAAGACAAGTCTTTAGAAACAAATGACAATCTAAATGAACCTTCAAAAGCTTCTGAAGGTTCAGCAGATTTATGGACAGAAGACGATGATTCTGAGATAGTAACAGAATTTATATCTGCCGAAACTTTAGATTCTGAAGAGTCTTCAACAGCAGAAACTGACCAGACCAAAAAGAAAGTTTTGTCAGATGCCGATTTTGATAACTGGGATTTTCGCGATCCACTATTGGCTGAGGATGGAAATACATTAGAGTCGAATCTAGTTTTAGATAATTCTCCTGAGCAAATTAAATCAAGTCCAGAAGTAGACGAACTCATCACCAACGATTCTCAACAAATAGATCTAGTTGAAGCAGACCTTCAAGAAAATATTGCTAAAGAAACTGATTTAAATAGTTCGGCAGATATAGAATTTGATGACTTAGAGTCTTTAACAGAAGCACTATTAAATCTAGAAGATTCCGAAGACATTCAGCTTGATGATTTGAGCGAGTTTGAATCATTAACAGCCAAATATGCTCAGGAAAATAATTTAGAAGAGATCGATCTAAATATTTTAGATAAATTAGATGACTCAGCTTTAGACTTAGATAGTGCTAAAGATCTACAGCTTGATAGTCTTGAGCTTAATGATTTTGAAGGCTTAAGTGATCTAAATTCGCTGACGGCAGAAGGATTAGATAATGATCTCGACGGCATATTAGACTTAGAGACAGAAATAGAGTCTTTAGATTCTTTGGTGCTAGAGTCTACATCTGAAACAATAGAAAATTCCTTGGATTCTGATTTAGAATTATCATCCTTGGACTCATTGCTTGGCGATGAGGTTGATTCCTTGCTAGAGGTTGTACCTGCTGCTTTTGAGCGACCCAAGGTTAGTCCTGCACCAGTAACTGTTAAAGTAAGTAACGAAGTAGCCGACCTTTCACCAGTCAATCAAGCCCAAAGTTTTGACCAAACAATGAGGGTTTCGGTAAAGAAACTGGATGACCTCAATAACTTAATCGGAGAGCTAGTAGTTAAACGTAATCGTTTAGAGGATGATCAAGAAAGATTGCGTCGCTTTTTAGATAACCTACTAGGTCATGTACAGTCTCTAGGAGATGCTGGAGCTAAAATGCACGATATGTACGAGCGATCGCTTTTAGAAGGAGCATTAATCGCTAGTCGTCAGTCCCGTGCTAACTCAGCGGTGGCTGCTGGTGGCTCTGGTTTTGGTAGCACTAGAGAAGCTCAAGCAGAAGGATTAGACGCGCTAGAGATGGATCGCTTTAACGGCTTCCACTTAGTTTCTCAAGACATTATTGAGCTAATTGTCCGAGTTAGAGAAGCTGCATCAGATATTCAGTTTGTGGTAGATGAAACGGACAAGGTTGCTCAAACTTTCCGTCAGGTAACCGGCCAGTTGCAAGACGGCATGAACTCTTCGCGGATGGTTGCTTTTGAGCAAACGACTGACCGACTACCTAGAGCAATTAGAGATATTTCCCGTAAGCAGAAAAAACAAACTCAACTTTATGTAGAAGGTAAAGATGTGCTAATCGATAAAATGATCGTCGAGCATCTTTATAATCCCATGACTCACTTGGTAAACAATGCCATCTCTCATGGGATTGAAAAGCCTGAAGAAAGACTGAAAAAAGGTAAACCAGAAGTAGGAAATATTAATATTCGTGCCTTTATTCAAGGGAATCAGACTGTAATTACCGTTCGTGATGATGGGGCGGGAATCGATCTTGAAATTGTCAAGCAAAAAGCGGTTGAGAAAAATCTCATCACTTGGGCGACAGCACAAAATTTGACAGAACAACAGGTTTATGAGCTGCTATTCCATCCAGGCTTTAGCACTAAAGACCAGGCTGATGACTTTGCTGGTCGTGGTGTAGGTATGGATGTAGTTAATACCGACCTCAAAAAAATTCGTGGCTCGGTAAGCACTGAATCAGAAGTTGGCAAAGGTACAACTTTTACGATTCGCTTACCCCTTGTTTTAAGTATCTGTAAAGCCCTAACCTGTGTAGACGATAATACAAAGATTGCTTTTCCCATTGACGGGGTAGAAGACACCAAAGAATATTTACCCAGTGATATTACAACTAATGCCAACGGTCTGCGCTGTATTACCTGGAAAAATACCTTGTTACCGTTAAGACCTCTCAAGACTCTACTTAATTACAATCGCAAAATTCGTAGGGCTGGAATATATAATGCAAATCAAAACAACGACGATACTATTTCTGTAATTATTCTGCGCAGTTTAGATAATTTGTTAGCAGTTGAAGTAGATGAAGTTAAAGCCGAACAAGAAATCGTAATTAAACAAATTGATGGCGCAATCCCGAAACCACCAGGTATAGCAGGAGCTACAGTTCTGGGTGATGGTACAATCATGCCGATTGGTGACGTACTAGAGCTAATTGAAATTGCTCAAGGTAAGAGAACTATTGAAATTGGCTTTGATGTCCTGGCTGGTGAAGCTGCCAGAAAACAGTTCCAGGCTGAAAGTATTCAGCAAGAGCCAATGGTATTGGTAGTTGATGACTCGATTACGGTTCGAGAGCTACTATCAATGAGTTTTAATAAGCTGGGCTATCGGGTTGAGCAAGCTAGAGACGGTCAAGAAGCTTGGGATAAGCTGCGAGGTGGTTTAGTCTGCGACATGATCTTTAGCGATATTGAAATGCCTCGCATGAATGGTTTAGAACTGCTGTCTAATCTGCATAAGGATCAATCCCTTAGATCTATTCCTGTTGCTATGTTGACTTCTCGTGGTGCCGATAAACATCGACAAATAGCTAATGACTTGGGTGCAAAAGCTTATTTAACTAAACCCTACACCGAAAAAGATTTGATGGATGTGGCGCAACATTTGATTGACATCAATCGGGCAAATAAAGAAGCTGAATCCGTCACCGTTAACTTTAATCGAGTTAAAAACAATCTGGCAGAAGCGGAATTTGAGAATGCGCCTCTAGTCCTAATTATTGATGACTCGGTAACGGTACGAGAGCTATTGTCCATGACTTTTAAAAAGGCTGGTTATCGTGTCGAACAAGCGCGAGATGGTCAAGAAGCCTGGGAAAAACTAAGTGATGGTTTAGAGTGTGACATCGCTTTCTGTGATATCGAAATGCCCCGCATGAACGGTTTAGAACTGCTGTCTCAACTGCAACAAGACGAAAAACTATCATCTTTACCGATCGCCATGCTAACTTCCCGTGGAGCGAAAAAAATGCGGAATATAGCAGCGTCTCGCGGGGCAAATGGCTATTTTGTGAAACCTTATGTAGAAGATGATCTATTAAAAGCAGCTAAAAGAATGATGGATGGGGAAACGTTAATTAAAAATGAGGACGAAGGCTAG
- a CDS encoding cysteine dioxygenase family protein, whose translation MPQNLSTNTSDRLIEANPDCENWIVDDDSSTEAYYPQETELTVDPYRLFRFLSDLEDILLDIPGDRDRLKAIMPLVRHLLTSSYWLQMEYDQPSPKTGWSVKMLYREPEYPLTVQMVAWQPRSVSPIHNHGVWGIVALISGEEKNRFWKRSPTAEHPDRLELVGEKILQPGEIISFMPGAIHSVESIGDEPTISFNLYGETNYKQRYEFDVTNHTAKNF comes from the coding sequence ATGCCTCAGAATCTTTCAACTAATACTAGCGATCGCCTTATTGAAGCCAACCCAGACTGCGAAAACTGGATTGTTGATGATGATAGTTCGACCGAAGCTTATTATCCTCAAGAAACAGAGTTAACCGTAGATCCCTATCGCCTTTTTCGTTTTCTAAGCGATCTAGAAGATATATTGCTGGATATTCCTGGCGATCGCGATCGCCTTAAAGCCATCATGCCTTTAGTGCGACATTTGTTAACCAGTTCTTATTGGTTACAGATGGAATACGATCAGCCTTCGCCTAAAACTGGTTGGTCTGTCAAAATGCTGTATCGTGAACCAGAATATCCTCTAACAGTACAGATGGTAGCTTGGCAACCCCGAAGCGTATCACCAATTCATAATCATGGTGTGTGGGGAATCGTGGCTTTAATAAGTGGCGAAGAAAAAAATCGGTTTTGGAAGCGATCGCCAACTGCTGAACATCCCGATCGCCTAGAGTTAGTTGGAGAAAAAATTCTGCAACCAGGAGAAATCATTAGCTTTATGCCTGGTGCTATTCACAGCGTTGAATCTATTGGCGACGAGCCGACTATATCCTTTAATCTTTACGGTGAGACAAACTATAAGCAACGTTATGAATTTGATGTCACAAATCATACTGCTAAGAACTTTTAA
- a CDS encoding formylglycine-generating enzyme family protein, protein MPTKNFNKLPIQIIALVTIAIAIIGCGVFPSARSSAAITSEECTSDKSFVYVPAGDFISGSDRQERDYAYRISAESIADTDAEIKQAERKLRKTGWFDGESARQTSSLPGFCISRNLVTNQDYQEFIQATNYQAPGISEADYQKQGFLVHPYSKVKEFLWTNNTYPPNTAQKPVVLISYQDALAYADWREKTEAAYRLPTAEEWEKAARGEDGRYFPWGNDWQNQATNSATSELNYTSEIGKFPLSKSVYGVEDMAGNVFEYTSSLKYDDTRVTMKGCGWDDLPGFCRAAYEHTRPINSRHILFGFRLVKK, encoded by the coding sequence ATGCCTACAAAAAATTTTAATAAGTTACCCATACAAATAATAGCTTTAGTCACAATAGCGATCGCCATTATCGGCTGTGGCGTTTTTCCATCAGCCAGATCATCGGCAGCTATCACCTCTGAAGAATGCACATCAGATAAATCTTTTGTGTATGTTCCTGCTGGAGATTTTATTTCAGGCAGCGATCGCCAAGAACGAGATTATGCCTATCGTATTTCGGCTGAGTCAATTGCTGATACAGACGCAGAGATTAAACAAGCCGAACGAAAACTACGTAAAACAGGTTGGTTTGATGGGGAAAGCGCTCGCCAAACTTCATCTCTTCCAGGTTTCTGCATTAGTCGCAATTTAGTTACCAACCAAGACTATCAAGAATTTATTCAAGCTACCAATTATCAAGCCCCTGGAATTAGCGAAGCAGATTATCAAAAACAAGGGTTTTTAGTCCATCCCTATTCCAAGGTAAAAGAATTTCTCTGGACTAATAATACATATCCCCCCAATACCGCTCAAAAACCAGTTGTGCTTATATCTTACCAAGATGCCCTAGCTTATGCTGACTGGAGAGAAAAAACGGAGGCAGCTTATCGCCTACCAACGGCGGAGGAATGGGAAAAAGCAGCCAGAGGAGAAGATGGCAGATATTTTCCTTGGGGTAATGATTGGCAAAACCAAGCAACCAACTCAGCAACTAGCGAATTGAATTATACTAGCGAAATTGGCAAATTTCCTCTAAGTAAAAGCGTTTATGGCGTAGAAGATATGGCGGGAAATGTCTTTGAATATACGAGTTCGTTAAAATATGATGATACTCGCGTCACCATGAAAGGCTGCGGTTGGGACGATTTACCTGGTTTTTGTCGTGCTGCTTACGAACACACTCGTCCAATTAACTCTCGCCATATTTTGTTTGGTTTTCGTTTAGTTAAAAAGTGA
- the purU gene encoding formyltetrahydrofolate deformylase, with the protein MSEPTATLLISCPDSPGLVAKIANFIYANGGNIIHAAQHADFATSLFLIRIEWQLEGFNLPREAIATAFKAIAKPLNATWQLHFSDTLPKIALWVTKQEHCLLDLLWRNQTKELPGTIALIISNHANLKAIAQQFGIDFHYLPITKDNKAEQEEKQLELLRQYEIKLIVLAKYMQIISPNLITQFPNIINIHHSFLPAFPGAKPYHRAYARGVKIIGATAHYVTKDLDEGPIIEQEVARVNHQDTIAELIREGKDLERLVLSRAVRLHLQNRVLVYDNKTVVFS; encoded by the coding sequence ATGAGCGAACCTACCGCAACTTTACTAATTTCTTGTCCTGATAGCCCTGGATTAGTTGCTAAGATTGCCAACTTTATTTATGCTAACGGGGGTAATATAATTCATGCCGCTCAGCATGCAGATTTCGCTACAAGTTTATTCCTGATTCGTATAGAATGGCAACTTGAAGGCTTCAATTTACCTCGTGAAGCAATAGCTACAGCTTTTAAGGCGATCGCCAAACCTTTAAATGCCACTTGGCAACTACACTTTTCTGACACTTTACCAAAGATTGCACTATGGGTCACTAAACAAGAACATTGTCTTTTAGATCTGCTTTGGCGTAATCAAACTAAGGAATTACCAGGAACTATTGCTTTAATTATCAGTAATCATGCTAATTTGAAAGCGATCGCCCAGCAGTTTGGCATCGATTTTCATTATTTACCGATTACCAAAGACAATAAAGCCGAGCAAGAAGAAAAACAGCTAGAGCTTTTACGCCAATACGAGATAAAGTTAATAGTCTTGGCTAAATATATGCAGATTATTAGCCCCAATTTAATCACTCAATTTCCGAATATTATTAATATTCATCATTCTTTTTTGCCAGCTTTTCCTGGAGCAAAACCTTATCATCGCGCCTATGCTAGGGGAGTTAAAATTATTGGTGCTACAGCTCATTACGTAACCAAAGATTTAGATGAAGGTCCAATTATTGAGCAAGAGGTTGCTAGAGTTAATCATCAAGACACTATTGCCGAGTTGATTCGCGAAGGGAAAGATCTTGAGCGGTTAGTATTATCCCGTGCTGTCAGGCTGCATCTACAAAACAGAGTTTTAGTCTACGATAACAAAACCGTAGTGTTTAGCTAA
- a CDS encoding DUF29 family protein, whose product MEELIELRKSITSGDYSKALEIVDQLEEMSLEDKLNKIYSYTVILLLHLIKQEAEGKTTRSWSNSILNSAEQINRINKRRKSGGYYAKAEVLQEIIDDAFPPALRNAALEASGGAYQEEELLKMISSLSDIKQKALNLLESKT is encoded by the coding sequence ATGGAAGAGTTAATCGAGTTAAGGAAAAGTATTACATCAGGAGATTACAGTAAAGCTTTAGAAATCGTTGATCAACTAGAAGAAATGTCTCTAGAAGACAAGCTTAACAAAATATACAGCTACACGGTTATCTTATTGCTGCATTTGATTAAACAAGAAGCTGAAGGAAAAACTACTAGGTCATGGTCAAATTCTATTCTCAATTCAGCAGAGCAAATCAACAGAATCAACAAAAGGCGTAAATCAGGAGGCTATTACGCCAAAGCCGAAGTTTTACAAGAAATTATTGATGACGCTTTTCCTCCTGCTTTGAGAAATGCTGCTTTAGAAGCTTCTGGTGGTGCTTACCAGGAAGAAGAGCTATTGAAAATGATTAGTAGTTTATCTGATATTAAACAAAAGGCACTAAATTTATTGGAATCCAAAACTTAA